In Vibrio gangliei, a single window of DNA contains:
- a CDS encoding heme/hemin ABC transporter substrate-binding protein, translating to MSLVSLAIAGSTMAVAQERIISAGSTVTEIVEALGATSQLVAIDVTSQQPSDKTLPVVGYHRQLAAEGLLALQPTRLIGSEEMGPDTTLNTLKQAGVSVDVVNSQNTVEGLDKRIDKIAALTDTENEAQIIKDKVHQQVKTLSSHQPEYKKKALFLLIHEGRPANVAGSDTTPDALIRLIGAENPASTLTSYKPISVESMVQMQPDVILVSGRSFDELGGAQAVLDKMPMLAATPAGKHLNIITIDGKALVGGLGLKTLAEAERIQPLVYPAE from the coding sequence TCAGTTTAGCGATAGCTGGATCGACAATGGCGGTGGCACAAGAAAGAATCATTAGCGCGGGCTCAACGGTAACAGAAATTGTCGAAGCGCTTGGTGCCACCTCCCAGTTAGTGGCAATCGATGTGACTAGCCAACAGCCAAGTGATAAAACGCTGCCTGTTGTTGGTTATCACCGTCAACTGGCTGCTGAAGGCTTATTGGCTTTGCAACCTACTCGATTGATTGGCTCTGAAGAAATGGGGCCTGATACGACATTAAATACATTAAAACAAGCCGGCGTGTCTGTTGATGTTGTGAACAGTCAAAATACTGTAGAGGGGTTAGATAAACGTATTGATAAAATTGCAGCTCTGACTGATACCGAAAATGAAGCACAGATTATTAAGGATAAAGTTCACCAACAAGTAAAAACACTGAGCTCACATCAACCTGAATATAAAAAGAAAGCCCTATTTTTACTGATTCATGAAGGCCGACCTGCCAATGTAGCGGGTAGCGATACTACACCCGATGCTTTAATTCGTTTAATTGGCGCTGAGAACCCAGCCTCAACGTTGACATCTTATAAACCAATTTCAGTTGAATCTATGGTGCAAATGCAACCCGATGTGATTTTAGTCAGTGGACGCAGTTTTGATGAATTGGGCGGTGCTCAAGCGGTGTTAGATAAAATGCCAATGCTAGCGGCAACGCCGGCAGGTAAGCACCTTAATATCATTACGATTGATGGTAAAGCATTGGTGGGTGGCCTT